The genomic stretch AGTAATAAATAAACAATAGAGAAGCTCAATGGTTTTCTCATCTAATAGTATATTAATATTGATAGTTATTAGCAAGTAAATTCGCAATGCGGCAAAAAAAACCGCTGAGCCGTAAGCCCCGCCGTTCCAGCGTTCCTCCAGGTTCGCACGGTATACGAAAGCTTCAGCCGACGTGTTCCATCATTCAGAGAAGAACTATTACACGCACAATGAGCGCCGGTTTCATCCACAGCCCCTTGTTTATGCCTGAAAAAAAAACTTGCTATTCAGCTTTGCATTCAATATTTTGCCCAGTTGTAAAAAATAATGACAAACCTTTTCTGCTCTGGGAAATAATCTGCCGGTCGCCAACACCATCCGCCGTCACCTGATTGTTCCTATCCAAGCTCATGCTTGTATGCATCCAGGAGGAAGAAAAACATGTCCGATTATGTCAAGGAGATCATGCACCGGGTTTCTACAAAAAATCCCGCTGAACCGGAGTTTCACCAAGCTGTCGCCGAAGTGGCCGAGTCCGTAAGTCTGGTCTATGACAAATATCCCGAGTATCGCAGCGCGCAAATTTTTGAACGCCTGATCGAACCGGAGCGAGTGATCATGTTCCGTGTCCCTTGGATGGATGACCGTGGCGAGATTCAGATCAACCGGGGCTATCGCATTCAGATGAACAGTGCGATCGGCCCGTACAAAGGTGGTTTGCGTTTTCATCCTTCAGTGACGCTGGGCGTGTTGAAATTTCTGGCGTTTGAACAGGTTTTTAAGAACAGCCTTACCACCCTGCCCATGGGCGGCGCCAAAGGCGGTTCAGATTTTGATCCAAAGGGCAAGAGCGACAATGAGGTCATGCGGTTTTGCCAAAGTTTTATGAACGGATTGTTCCGCTACATCGGCCCGGACACGGATGTGCCGGCCGGCGACATCGGCGTCGGCGGACGTGAGATCGGTTACCTGTTCGGTCAGTACAAAAAACTGGTCAACGAGTTCACCGGCGTGCTCACCGGCAAAGGATTGAACTGGGGTGGTTCGCTGATCCGGCCTGAAGCCACAGGCTATGGCGCCACCTATTTCGCCGCCGAGATGCTGTCAACGCGGGGGGAGACGCTGGAGGGAAAAACCTGTCTGGTGTCCGGAAGCGGCAATGTGGCGCAATACACTGTGGA from bacterium encodes the following:
- the gdhA gene encoding NADP-specific glutamate dehydrogenase → MSDYVKEIMHRVSTKNPAEPEFHQAVAEVAESVSLVYDKYPEYRSAQIFERLIEPERVIMFRVPWMDDRGEIQINRGYRIQMNSAIGPYKGGLRFHPSVTLGVLKFLAFEQVFKNSLTTLPMGGAKGGSDFDPKGKSDNEVMRFCQSFMNGLFRYIGPDTDVPAGDIGVGGREIGYLFGQYKKLVNEFTGVLTGKGLNWGGSLIRPEATGYGATYFAAEMLSTRGETLEGKTCLVSGSGNVAQYTVEKVNQLGGRVVTLSDSNGYIYDEAGIDAKKLAWVMELKNVRRGRIQEYADAFKSAVYTPLNPTLDYNPLWNHQAQCAFPSATQNEINARDARHLLANGVYCVSEGANMPTTPEGVKVFIDAGILYGPGKAANAGGVATSGLEMSQNSMRLPWTREEVDQRLSLIMKSIHRTCVETAHQFGTPGNYVNG